The proteins below are encoded in one region of Misgurnus anguillicaudatus chromosome 24, ASM2758022v2, whole genome shotgun sequence:
- the gpr4 gene encoding G-protein coupled receptor 4: MCNISTSCNVDSNIDQFFQPVLYIIVIVLGFPTNCMALWAAYMQVKQKNELGIYLMNLSVADILYIATLPLWIDYFVHHDNWIHGQVSCKLFGFIFYTNIYVSIAFLCCISVDRYLAVAHPLKFAKVRRVKTAVLVSAVVWVTEIVANSAPLFHDELFKDRFNHTFCFEKYPMQDWVAGMNLYRTFLGFLAPWGVMLAAYRGILRAVRGNVSTERQEKAKIKRLALSLILIVLLCFAPYHVLLLWRSVMFLSDPCDCSAEEDLFGAYHVALALTSLNCVADPILYCFVNEGARNDVTRALTALMGLFHRGKMDALMGNSLTVETPLSVKKPDLYNGVKANAYKTDIEVLKDECLQMTILSVRK, from the coding sequence ATGTGTAACATCTCAACCTCGTGCAATGTTGACTCGAACATAGACCAGTTCTTCCAGCCGGTGCTATACATAATTGTCATTGTACTCGGCTTCCCCACCAACTGCATGGCCCTGTGGGCCGCATACATGCAGGTAAAACAGAAAAACGAGCTGGGTATCTACTTGATGAACCTCTCTGTGGCTGACATCTTGTACATAGCCACTTTGCCCCTGTGGATAGATTATTTCGTGCATCATGACAACTGGATCCACGGCCAGGTGTCCTGCAAGCTCTTCGGTTTCATCTTTTACACCAACATTTACGTCAGCATCGCCTTTCTTTGTTGCATATCCGTGGATCGCTACTTGGCCGTGGCTCATCCTCTCAAGTTCGCTAAAGTCCGTCGGGTGAAAACGGCCGTGCTGGTCAGCGCTGTCGTCTGGGTGACTGAAATAGTGGCTAATTCTGCACCTCTCTTCCACGACGAACTGTTTAAGGATCGCTTCAACCATACCTTCTGCTTTGAAAAGTACCCAATGCAGGACTGGGTGGCTGGTATGAACCTTTATCGCACTTTTTTGGGATTCCTGGCACCTTGGGGTGTGATGCTGGCAGCGTACAGAGGTATCCTGAGAGCTGTGCGAGGTAACGTCTCCACTGAACGACAGGAGAAGGCCAAAATCAAGAGGCTGGCCCTCAGTTTGATCCTCATCGTTCTCCTCTGCTTCGCTCCCTACCACGTCCTCCTGCTGTGGCGTAGCGTGATGTTCCTCAGCGATCCCTGTGACTGTAGTGCCGAGGAGGACTTGTTTGGCGCGTATCATGTGGCTCTAGCACTCACTAGTCTCAACTGTGTGGCGGACCCCATCCTTTACTGCTTTGTGAACGAAGGGGCCCGTAACGACGTCACCCGGGCTCTGACCGCCCTCATGGGTCTCTTCCATCGAGGGAAAATGGACGCACTGATGGGGAATTCTCTCACCGTGGAGACGCCTCTATCAGTGAAGAAGCCTGATTTGTATAATGGAGTCAAGGCTAATGCATACAAAACGGACATTGAAGTGCTCAAAGACGAGTGCCTTCAAATGACCATTCTCAGTGTTAGAAAGTGA